In the genome of Rhizobium etli 8C-3, one region contains:
- a CDS encoding YcjF family protein yields MSKPASGDSHRPRRIPAAFAYEDDPRAGETDRKPEARKPASFGGEVVLTSDEDDPFNPHKDIASLPVAVPRKRHASFAKIALSAFGVLFSLAFGLWTDSLIRDLFSRADWLGYTALAALAIGILAVVAIVIRETAGIMRLAAVQTIKLEAEAAILETRPARARALVKHLSQLLAGKPETAKGRATLKASEGDIIDAPHLVALAERELLAPLDRQARALIVNSAKRVSIVTAVSPRAIVDLLYVLFEASRLIRAIAELYGGRPGTLGMIRLMRDVLAHLAVTGSIAVGDSLVQQVLGHGLASKLSARFGEGIINGLMTARIGIAAMDLCRPLAFRALKRPGIGDFISDLAPSVTPRTSGK; encoded by the coding sequence ATGAGCAAACCCGCTTCTGGAGATTCGCACCGGCCGCGCCGCATACCGGCGGCCTTTGCCTATGAGGACGACCCGCGCGCCGGCGAGACGGACAGGAAGCCGGAGGCCCGCAAGCCGGCAAGCTTCGGCGGCGAAGTCGTCCTCACATCGGACGAGGACGACCCCTTCAACCCGCACAAGGATATCGCCTCCCTGCCGGTCGCAGTGCCGCGCAAGCGGCATGCCTCCTTTGCCAAGATCGCGCTAAGCGCATTCGGCGTGCTTTTTTCGCTCGCCTTCGGCCTGTGGACCGACAGCCTGATCCGCGACCTCTTTTCCCGCGCCGACTGGCTTGGTTACACGGCGCTGGCGGCGCTCGCGATCGGCATTCTCGCCGTCGTCGCCATCGTTATCCGCGAAACGGCGGGTATAATGCGCCTCGCGGCGGTGCAGACGATCAAGCTCGAGGCGGAGGCCGCCATACTGGAGACGAGGCCCGCCAGGGCACGCGCCCTGGTAAAGCACCTTTCACAGCTGCTTGCAGGAAAGCCTGAAACCGCCAAGGGCCGCGCAACCCTGAAAGCCTCCGAAGGCGACATCATCGACGCGCCGCATCTCGTCGCACTCGCAGAACGCGAATTGCTGGCGCCTCTGGACCGCCAGGCAAGAGCGCTGATCGTCAATTCCGCAAAGCGCGTTTCGATCGTCACCGCTGTCAGTCCGCGCGCGATCGTCGATCTTCTCTACGTGCTTTTCGAAGCCTCGCGCCTGATCCGCGCCATCGCCGAGCTTTATGGCGGCAGGCCGGGCACGCTCGGCATGATCCGCCTGATGCGGGACGTTCTGGCGCATCTCGCCGTCACCGGCTCGATCGCCGTCGGCGACAGCCTCGTGCAACAGGTCCTGGGCCACGGCCTTGCCTCCAAGCTTTCAGCCAGGTTCGGCGAAGGCATTATCAACGGGTTGATGACAGCCCGGATCGGCATAGCTGCAATGGATCTGTGCCGTCCGCTTGCGTTCCGCGCATTGAAGCGGCCGGGAATCGGCGACTTCATCAGCGATCTGGCGCCATCCGTAACGCCGCGCACCAGTGGCAAATGA
- the folK gene encoding 2-amino-4-hydroxy-6-hydroxymethyldihydropteridine diphosphokinase, translating into MAAALRKLDGRDDCRVTAVSRLYRTPPWGKTDQSFFFNACAALDTLLEPEALLDVCLGIERDMKRKRIERWGPRTLDIDLLTFDDIEQGAPRLELPHPRMTERGFVLMPLADFAPDVIVKGRTVADWLSRADIQGIEIADANREWWRSA; encoded by the coding sequence ATGGCTGCCGCCCTGCGGAAGCTCGACGGGCGTGATGATTGCCGCGTCACCGCCGTTTCGCGGCTCTACCGCACGCCGCCTTGGGGCAAGACGGACCAATCCTTCTTCTTTAATGCATGCGCAGCACTCGATACTTTGCTCGAACCGGAGGCTCTGCTCGATGTCTGTCTCGGCATCGAGCGCGACATGAAACGCAAGCGCATCGAGCGTTGGGGACCGCGAACGCTCGACATCGATCTTTTGACTTTCGACGATATCGAACAGGGGGCGCCGAGGCTGGAGCTGCCGCATCCGCGCATGACCGAGCGAGGCTTCGTTCTGATGCCGCTTGCAGATTTTGCGCCGGACGTCATCGTTAAGGGTCGGACGGTCGCGGATTGGCTTTCCCGAGCAGATATCCAAGGCATCGAGATCGCCGACGCCAATCGCGAGTGGTGGCGTAGCGCGTGA
- the folB gene encoding dihydroneopterin aldolase, translated as MRTKYTITLQNCAFFARHGVHDEEEFLGQRFFVDAELDVVAAGALESDSIDDTVNYGIAFTVIEDIVTGKRRNLIEALALDIAKGLCEKFHQIRRAKITVRKPNAPVPGVLDFVQVSIEHVAG; from the coding sequence ATGCGCACGAAATATACAATCACGCTGCAGAACTGCGCCTTCTTTGCGCGTCACGGTGTTCACGACGAAGAAGAGTTCCTCGGCCAGCGGTTCTTTGTCGATGCCGAGCTCGACGTCGTCGCGGCCGGTGCACTCGAAAGCGACTCGATCGACGATACCGTCAATTACGGGATTGCCTTCACAGTGATCGAGGACATCGTCACGGGCAAGCGCCGCAATTTGATCGAAGCGCTGGCGCTCGATATAGCCAAGGGCCTGTGCGAAAAGTTTCATCAGATCAGGCGCGCCAAGATCACGGTGCGCAAGCCGAATGCGCCGGTGCCCGGCGTTCTCGATTTCGTACAGGTGAGCATTGAACACGTTGCCGGCTGA
- the folP gene encoding dihydropteroate synthase: MLQLRSSFWRVAHGREIELGPRGVIMAIINVTPDSFSDGGRYESVDAAVEHALQSVSEGAAIIDIGGESTRPGATEISPAQEQSRVLPVIEALRGKSDALISIDTYRAETARLAVGAGAHIINDVFGLQKDAEIAKVSSDTGAGLCLMHTGREREKLPDVIADQYHFLVRSLEIAAQAGVMRERIVLDPGFGFAKDADENLELMARFAELQRFGLPLLAGTSRKRFVGAVTGRNAADRDVATAASSALLRLQGAAVFRVHNVAINRDALAVADAMLAARREYERREG, translated from the coding sequence ATGCTACAGCTTCGAAGCAGTTTCTGGCGCGTCGCGCATGGCCGCGAAATAGAACTCGGGCCGCGCGGCGTAATCATGGCGATCATCAACGTGACGCCGGATTCTTTTTCGGATGGCGGACGCTACGAAAGCGTGGACGCCGCCGTCGAGCATGCCCTTCAATCTGTCAGCGAGGGCGCCGCGATCATCGATATCGGCGGGGAGTCGACACGTCCGGGTGCTACCGAAATCAGCCCCGCGCAAGAGCAGTCCCGCGTGCTGCCGGTGATCGAGGCTCTGCGCGGCAAAAGCGATGCGCTGATTTCGATCGACACCTACCGGGCGGAGACGGCGCGGCTGGCCGTCGGGGCAGGCGCGCATATCATCAACGATGTCTTCGGATTGCAGAAGGACGCGGAGATCGCGAAGGTTTCGAGCGATACGGGCGCCGGGCTCTGCCTCATGCATACGGGCCGCGAACGCGAGAAGCTTCCGGACGTGATTGCGGACCAATACCATTTCTTGGTGCGCTCCCTGGAGATCGCCGCGCAAGCAGGCGTCATGCGCGAGCGGATCGTCCTCGATCCGGGATTTGGCTTTGCCAAGGATGCCGACGAGAATCTGGAACTGATGGCGCGATTTGCTGAATTGCAGCGTTTCGGATTGCCGCTTCTGGCCGGAACGTCGCGAAAGCGCTTCGTCGGTGCGGTCACAGGACGGAATGCGGCTGATCGCGATGTTGCAACTGCGGCAAGCAGCGCACTGCTCAGGCTACAGGGTGCTGCGGTTTTCCGGGTGCACAATGTCGCAATCAACAGGGATGCGCTGGCGGTCGCGGATGCTATGCTGGCGGCGCGCCGGGAGTACGAGCGGAGAGAAGGCTGA
- a CDS encoding DUF922 domain-containing Zn-dependent protease, protein MPSASRYMRFVLAFSMTVALCIPASAQVVATKSYSYFDVRGKSAGELDEELSRRGPTASGSSARHPGATKIRFGGEATYVQSNGRCRISSAKVTVHTQIILPRWRNRNGASKQLSTIWDALSSDIKRHEERHAEIARTQARVMERRILALPAQHSCGAMQELVTEASNRGIEEHDRLQARFDRIEAVNFQSRMMRLLNKRLGSSGR, encoded by the coding sequence ATGCCTTCCGCATCGCGTTATATGCGTTTCGTCCTTGCTTTTTCCATGACGGTTGCCCTTTGCATTCCCGCCTCGGCTCAAGTCGTTGCGACCAAAAGCTACTCCTATTTCGATGTCCGCGGAAAGAGTGCCGGCGAACTCGATGAGGAACTGAGCCGTCGCGGACCGACGGCGAGCGGCTCGTCGGCGCGCCACCCCGGGGCCACGAAAATCCGCTTCGGCGGCGAGGCGACCTACGTGCAGAGCAACGGCCGCTGCCGCATCTCCAGTGCAAAGGTGACCGTTCACACGCAGATCATCCTGCCGCGCTGGCGAAACCGCAACGGCGCCAGCAAACAGCTGTCGACGATCTGGGATGCACTTTCGAGCGACATCAAACGGCATGAGGAGCGGCACGCGGAAATCGCCCGCACCCAGGCACGTGTCATGGAAAGACGGATCCTCGCGCTGCCCGCCCAGCACAGCTGTGGAGCCATGCAGGAGCTCGTTACGGAAGCGTCTAATCGCGGGATAGAAGAACACGACAGGTTGCAGGCCCGTTTCGATCGCATCGAGGCGGTCAACTTTCAGAGCAGGATGATGCGCTTGCTCAACAAACGACTGGGTTCGTCCGGCCGATAA
- a CDS encoding 2Fe-2S iron-sulfur cluster-binding protein: protein MPKLTIVAFDGTRFDLDVDQGSTVMENAVRNSVPGIEAECGGACACATCHVYVDEEWAERVGPPEAMEEDMLDFAFDVRPTSRLSCQIRMKAVLDGLIVHVPERQA from the coding sequence ATGCCCAAACTGACTATCGTTGCCTTCGACGGCACGCGCTTCGATCTGGATGTCGATCAAGGCTCCACCGTGATGGAGAATGCCGTGCGCAACTCGGTGCCTGGCATAGAGGCCGAGTGCGGCGGCGCGTGCGCCTGTGCGACCTGTCATGTTTATGTCGACGAGGAATGGGCCGAGCGCGTCGGTCCGCCCGAAGCGATGGAAGAAGACATGCTGGACTTCGCTTTCGATGTGCGCCCGACTTCGCGGCTTTCCTGCCAGATCAGAATGAAGGCGGTGCTCGACGGACTTATCGTCCACGTGCCCGAGCGGCAGGCCTGA
- a CDS encoding Hpt domain-containing protein, translating into MAAVSIAFEAPDNSNGPCPSKSRPIDLVHLAKQTMGDKALEVEVLKMFARQARACLQEISSGDAKKMQAAAHRLKGAASAVGAFQVSEAADMFENNCANAACMAAVGAAVVEAENFILKLSR; encoded by the coding sequence ATGGCAGCAGTCAGTATTGCGTTCGAGGCGCCGGATAATTCAAACGGGCCTTGTCCCTCGAAGTCACGCCCAATCGACCTTGTGCATCTGGCAAAGCAGACGATGGGCGACAAGGCACTCGAAGTCGAGGTCCTTAAGATGTTTGCGCGCCAGGCACGCGCCTGCCTGCAGGAAATTTCGTCGGGCGATGCAAAGAAGATGCAAGCTGCTGCCCATCGGCTGAAGGGGGCAGCGAGCGCGGTTGGGGCTTTCCAGGTGTCCGAAGCGGCGGACATGTTCGAGAATAATTGCGCAAATGCAGCGTGCATGGCCGCTGTCGGAGCCGCCGTCGTCGAAGCCGAAAATTTCATTCTCAAGCTCAGCCGCTAG
- a CDS encoding ABC-type transport auxiliary lipoprotein family protein produces the protein MAVSHVLARRSLLARTAFLLPLMALAVSGCGTAAKNDTFDLSASVSVDGPAAKRSQILVPAPTALKALDGEQIVVRVSPSEIQYLSRSQWSDRLPRIVQSKLVEAFENSGKLGGVGKPGQGLAIDYQVVTDIRSFEIDNSAGGRAIVEISANILNDRNGTVRAQKVFRAAVPAGGGSSEGYVRALDRAFAAVTGEIVDWTLRSI, from the coding sequence ATGGCCGTATCGCATGTTTTGGCACGCCGTTCATTGCTGGCAAGGACGGCGTTCCTTTTGCCGCTTATGGCGCTGGCAGTGAGCGGTTGCGGCACGGCGGCCAAGAACGACACCTTTGATCTTTCCGCCTCCGTCAGCGTTGATGGCCCGGCTGCGAAGCGAAGCCAGATCCTGGTGCCGGCGCCGACGGCGCTGAAGGCGCTGGACGGCGAACAGATCGTTGTCCGGGTTTCGCCATCCGAAATCCAGTACCTGTCACGTTCGCAATGGAGCGACAGGCTGCCGCGCATCGTGCAATCGAAGCTGGTCGAGGCCTTCGAAAACTCCGGCAAGCTCGGTGGAGTCGGCAAGCCGGGGCAGGGCCTTGCGATCGACTACCAGGTCGTGACCGACATCCGCTCCTTCGAGATCGACAACAGCGCCGGCGGCCGGGCGATCGTCGAAATCTCCGCGAACATCCTCAACGATCGTAATGGTACGGTCCGCGCCCAGAAGGTTTTTCGTGCGGCCGTTCCTGCCGGCGGCGGATCGAGCGAGGGCTACGTGAGAGCGCTCGATCGCGCATTTGCAGCGGTGACTGGCGAAATCGTCGATTGGACACTGCGATCGATCTGA
- a CDS encoding MCE family protein, with amino-acid sequence METKANYTIVGFFTVLVIAAAFGFVYWMAEYGRSGPMAELVVRIPGSANGLSVGSPVRFNGIQVGSVTSLSIDADDPQYSLAFTEVRVDAPIYPSTRAILEIQGLTGAAYIELSGGKVGEENILQKAIETGKRAVIVADQSSVTNLLATADRILDRANDAVGEVQGFVRDARGPLTKTLQNAESFSDALAKNSGNIDSFLQSVGQLSETVRNVSGKVDSTLEAVEALVRAVDAKKIDTILGNAEKVSRDIANASGDLKGAIQRFNDTATTFNDFGKKAQTTLDRVDTLVAQIDPAKVKGSVDDIAQATKDARVAVASIRDVANTVSARQKDIDQTIQDVSQMANKLNSASTRVDGILIKLDALFATDNSQSLFTEARATLESFKKMADNLNARIGPIADNLQRFSSGGLRDVQSLVEDTRRTMQNLNSAISNFDQNPQRLIFGGDTVKQFDGRTRR; translated from the coding sequence ATGGAAACCAAAGCGAACTATACGATCGTCGGCTTTTTCACTGTTCTGGTGATCGCAGCCGCATTCGGCTTCGTCTACTGGATGGCCGAGTACGGACGCAGCGGTCCCATGGCGGAGCTCGTCGTGCGCATTCCTGGCTCGGCAAACGGCCTCAGCGTCGGCTCGCCGGTGCGGTTCAACGGCATCCAGGTGGGTTCGGTGACGTCGCTGTCGATCGATGCCGACGACCCGCAATATTCGCTGGCTTTCACCGAGGTGCGTGTCGATGCACCGATCTATCCTTCCACCAGGGCCATCCTTGAAATCCAGGGCCTGACCGGTGCGGCCTATATCGAGCTTTCGGGCGGCAAGGTGGGTGAGGAGAACATCCTGCAGAAGGCTATCGAGACCGGCAAGCGCGCAGTCATCGTCGCGGACCAATCGAGCGTGACGAACCTCCTGGCGACGGCCGACAGGATCCTCGATCGGGCGAACGATGCGGTTGGAGAGGTTCAGGGGTTTGTCCGCGACGCGCGCGGACCGCTGACGAAGACCCTGCAGAATGCCGAAAGCTTCTCGGACGCGCTGGCGAAGAATTCCGGCAACATCGATTCGTTCCTACAGAGCGTCGGGCAGCTTTCGGAAACAGTGCGCAACGTTTCCGGCAAAGTCGATTCCACGCTGGAAGCCGTCGAGGCGCTGGTGCGTGCGGTCGATGCGAAGAAGATCGATACGATCCTCGGCAATGCTGAAAAGGTGAGCCGCGATATCGCGAACGCCTCTGGCGACCTAAAGGGTGCGATCCAGAGATTTAATGACACGGCGACGACGTTCAACGATTTCGGCAAGAAGGCGCAAACGACCCTCGATCGCGTCGATACCCTTGTGGCGCAGATCGATCCTGCCAAGGTGAAGGGGTCGGTCGATGATATTGCGCAGGCGACGAAGGATGCGCGCGTCGCGGTCGCTTCCATCAGGGATGTGGCCAATACGGTTTCGGCGCGCCAGAAGGATATCGACCAGACGATACAGGACGTCTCGCAGATGGCGAACAAGCTGAACTCTGCGTCGACGCGCGTCGACGGCATCCTGATCAAGCTTGACGCGCTGTTCGCCACTGACAATTCGCAGTCGCTCTTTACCGAAGCGCGCGCGACGCTCGAATCCTTCAAGAAAATGGCGGACAACCTCAACGCCCGCATCGGTCCGATCGCGGACAATCTGCAGCGATTCTCAAGCGGCGGCTTGCGCGACGTGCAGTCGCTGGTCGAGGATACTCGCCGGACCATGCAGAATCTCAACAGTGCGATCAGCAATTTCGATCAAAATCCGCAGCGGCTGATATTTGGTGGCGATACGGTGAAGCAATTTGACGGCCGGACGCGCCGTTGA
- a CDS encoding ABC transporter ATP-binding protein: protein MNGQQPEPGEEKERDIVLSARDVTVGFGSKIVLDKLNLNIYRGEILGFVGASGTGKSVLMRTILRLLPRRSGTIEILGQNFDKLDENQRNALDMRLGVLFQQGALFSSLTVRENIQVPMREYLDLPKSLMDELAHLKIRLVGLAADAADKYPSELSGGMIKRAALARALALDPELVFLDEPTSGLDPIGAAEFDELIARLRDTLGLTVYMVTHDLDSLFSVCDRIAVLGHKRVMVEGTIDDMLAFDDPWVQAYFKGKRARSIVPQEETAAGRAEVGDSRGK, encoded by the coding sequence GTGAACGGGCAGCAGCCAGAGCCGGGTGAGGAAAAGGAGCGGGACATCGTGCTTTCGGCGCGGGACGTCACCGTCGGCTTCGGCTCGAAAATTGTGCTCGATAAGCTGAACCTGAATATCTACCGCGGCGAGATCCTGGGCTTCGTCGGGGCATCGGGTACCGGCAAATCGGTGCTGATGCGGACCATTTTGCGCCTTTTGCCGCGCCGCTCCGGCACGATCGAGATCCTGGGGCAGAACTTTGATAAGCTCGATGAAAACCAGCGCAACGCGCTCGATATGCGGCTCGGGGTGCTTTTCCAGCAGGGCGCGCTTTTTTCCTCGCTGACGGTGAGGGAGAATATCCAGGTGCCGATGCGCGAATATCTGGATCTGCCTAAATCGCTGATGGACGAGCTGGCGCACCTGAAGATCCGGCTTGTGGGCCTTGCTGCCGATGCGGCGGACAAGTATCCCTCCGAGCTTTCCGGTGGCATGATCAAGCGCGCCGCCCTTGCGCGGGCCCTGGCGCTTGATCCGGAACTGGTGTTCCTGGACGAGCCGACATCAGGCCTCGATCCGATCGGGGCTGCGGAATTCGACGAACTGATCGCCCGGTTGCGCGATACGCTTGGGCTCACCGTCTACATGGTAACCCACGACCTCGACAGCCTGTTTTCCGTCTGCGACCGTATTGCCGTGCTTGGACACAAGCGAGTAATGGTTGAGGGCACGATCGACGACATGCTGGCCTTTGATGACCCGTGGGTTCAGGCCTATTTCAAGGGTAAGCGCGCGCGCTCGATCGTGCCGCAAGAAGAAACAGCCGCCGGCCGTGCCGAAGTTGGCGACAGCCGCGGGAAGTGA
- a CDS encoding ABC transporter permease encodes MKDTSILKPDTRKAASLHVDDRADGGGRRVHLEGNWRSANIHLVLQDFEKISRGKGDLTLDLSGVKDIDTAGVWLLCRLKLQEEAAGRQVRFEGTNPHIDEMIEEFSEKPVEEVTEAAMKSGIAQRIFAPVGKVTMDLWNDLTAAMYILGSAVRGAQMKFGRGSGVSPASIVNQIDHMGVRAVPIILLMSFLIGAIIAQQGAFQLRYFGAEVFVVDLVGILQLREIGVLLTAIMIAGRSGSAITAEIGSMKMREEVDALKVMGLNPVGVLIFPRLVALTVALPLLTVLANFASLFGAAAVAWAYSGITFATFLSRLHEAITLSTVLSGMIKAPFMALVIGIVAAVEGLKVGGSAESLGQHVTASVVKSIFVVILMDGLFAMFYAAINF; translated from the coding sequence TTGAAAGACACAAGCATTTTGAAGCCCGACACCCGCAAAGCCGCCTCACTGCACGTGGACGACCGAGCCGATGGTGGAGGTCGCCGCGTTCATCTAGAAGGCAATTGGCGCAGCGCGAACATCCACCTCGTCCTCCAAGACTTCGAAAAGATTTCCCGTGGAAAAGGTGATCTGACGCTCGACCTATCGGGCGTGAAGGATATCGACACGGCCGGTGTCTGGCTGCTTTGCCGGCTCAAGCTGCAGGAAGAGGCGGCCGGGCGGCAGGTTCGTTTTGAAGGCACCAATCCGCACATCGACGAGATGATCGAGGAATTCTCCGAGAAACCGGTGGAGGAAGTGACCGAGGCAGCGATGAAAAGCGGCATCGCCCAGCGCATCTTTGCCCCGGTCGGCAAGGTGACCATGGACCTCTGGAATGACCTCACGGCCGCGATGTATATCTTGGGCTCGGCTGTGCGCGGCGCTCAGATGAAGTTCGGGCGTGGCAGCGGCGTTTCTCCGGCATCCATCGTCAACCAGATCGACCACATGGGCGTGCGCGCCGTTCCGATCATCCTTTTGATGTCGTTCCTGATCGGCGCCATCATCGCGCAGCAGGGTGCCTTCCAGCTCCGCTATTTCGGGGCTGAAGTCTTTGTCGTCGACCTCGTGGGCATCCTGCAGCTCCGCGAAATCGGCGTGCTATTGACGGCAATCATGATCGCCGGCCGTTCGGGCAGCGCGATCACGGCCGAAATCGGCTCGATGAAGATGCGCGAGGAAGTCGATGCGCTGAAGGTCATGGGCCTCAATCCGGTGGGCGTGCTCATCTTCCCGCGGCTTGTGGCGCTGACGGTGGCGCTCCCGCTTCTGACGGTGCTGGCGAACTTCGCCTCGCTGTTCGGCGCGGCCGCGGTCGCCTGGGCCTATTCTGGCATCACCTTCGCAACCTTCCTGTCGCGCCTGCACGAGGCGATCACTCTGTCGACGGTGCTCTCCGGCATGATCAAGGCGCCCTTCATGGCGCTCGTCATCGGTATTGTCGCGGCCGTGGAAGGCCTTAAGGTCGGAGGCAGCGCCGAATCGCTCGGCCAACACGTGACGGCTTCCGTGGTGAAGTCGATCTTCGTCGTCATCCTCATGGACGGGCTGTTCGCCATGTTCTATGCGGCGATCAATTTTTAA
- the dgcA gene encoding N-acetyl-D-Glu racemase DgcA has protein sequence MPRSLEIQTNSFPIAGSFTISRGAKTSADVITCILTETGRRGWGECVPYRRYGETMESVAAQIEAARPLIEKGISGEELLSAMPPGAARNAVDCAIWDLEAKLDGKRVAERIGLAAAKPLMTAYTISLGEPETMTAQALEHSARTLLKVKVGTGDDESRIRAVREAAPDSIIILDANEGWSEETLEHHLRIAAEMNIALVEQPLPAGRDEMLAGIARPVLVCADESVHHTGDLASLRDRYDAINIKLDKTGGLTEALFMKREAKRLGFQIMLGCMVGTSLAMAPAVLLAQDADFVDLDGPLLLACDRECGLRYTASLVWPPEAGLWG, from the coding sequence ATGCCACGCTCGCTCGAAATCCAGACGAATTCCTTTCCCATTGCGGGAAGTTTCACGATCTCGCGTGGCGCAAAGACGTCGGCGGACGTCATCACCTGCATTCTGACGGAAACGGGCAGGCGCGGCTGGGGCGAATGCGTTCCCTACCGACGCTATGGCGAAACGATGGAAAGCGTCGCCGCTCAGATCGAAGCCGCCCGGCCACTGATCGAGAAAGGCATTTCAGGCGAAGAGCTGCTTTCTGCCATGCCGCCCGGCGCAGCGAGAAATGCTGTCGATTGCGCGATATGGGATCTCGAAGCCAAGCTCGACGGAAAGCGCGTTGCCGAACGCATTGGGCTTGCGGCCGCAAAACCGCTTATGACCGCCTACACGATCTCGCTCGGCGAGCCCGAGACGATGACAGCGCAAGCGCTCGAACATTCTGCAAGGACGCTGCTCAAGGTCAAGGTCGGCACCGGCGACGATGAGAGCCGCATACGCGCCGTGCGCGAAGCCGCGCCTGACAGCATCATCATCCTCGATGCCAACGAGGGCTGGTCCGAGGAAACGCTGGAACACCACTTGCGCATCGCCGCCGAAATGAACATCGCCCTTGTCGAGCAGCCCCTGCCCGCCGGCCGGGATGAAATGCTCGCTGGCATCGCGCGCCCGGTCCTCGTCTGTGCCGACGAGAGCGTCCATCACACCGGCGATCTTGCAAGCCTGCGCGACCGCTATGACGCGATCAACATCAAGCTCGATAAAACCGGCGGCCTGACGGAGGCACTATTTATGAAACGAGAGGCAAAGCGCCTCGGCTTCCAGATCATGCTCGGCTGCATGGTGGGCACATCGCTCGCAATGGCACCAGCCGTGCTCTTGGCGCAGGACGCGGATTTCGTTGATCTCGACGGTCCGCTGCTTCTTGCCTGCGACCGGGAATGCGGGCTGCGCTACACCGCTTCCCTTGTCTGGCCGCCTGAGGCCGGCCTTTGGGGCTGA
- a CDS encoding MFS transporter yields the protein MIPAQNAPTGEEAPPRFRLLSALSYCAPLTVNGVVLPFFPVWLAFHEFTDHEIGIILAVPMVVRVLVAPVVAMYADRMKERADVLLWSGGLSLLTAVALCWTTSFWPVLIVFSMQGATFAPYLPVVESIVISGVRRWGLDYGSMRVWGSIAFIASTLIGGEMIGHWGGSMVLPVMIFGFVATMLMAIHCPRIGPTRRRGTPVDLPAATGSSLRQPHLLVLLWGVAIQQSSHALLYAFASIYWHHLGFSGTQVALLWSAGVASEVMVFFVSKHLNRRFNAWTLIRIGCAVCICRWILFPVHWGFFGFLVLQCFHSCSFAFVHSGVQRRIVATVQETQESSAQGAYFFYNGMFMGLMTLASGYIYAWLGLAGFYVMALVAALGMSLVFVASYLQPQRPASGGQTREAV from the coding sequence ATGATTCCCGCACAGAATGCTCCGACAGGCGAGGAGGCGCCGCCGCGCTTCCGGCTGCTCAGCGCCCTGTCTTATTGCGCACCGCTGACCGTAAACGGTGTCGTTCTTCCCTTTTTTCCAGTCTGGCTCGCATTCCACGAATTCACCGATCATGAAATCGGCATCATCCTGGCGGTGCCGATGGTGGTGCGCGTCCTCGTCGCGCCGGTCGTCGCGATGTATGCCGATCGAATGAAGGAGCGCGCCGACGTGTTGTTGTGGTCCGGCGGACTGTCGCTGTTGACGGCGGTCGCGCTCTGCTGGACGACTAGTTTCTGGCCGGTCCTGATCGTTTTCAGTATGCAGGGAGCGACCTTTGCGCCCTACCTGCCGGTCGTCGAATCGATCGTCATTTCTGGCGTTCGCCGATGGGGACTGGACTACGGCTCGATGCGCGTATGGGGCTCGATCGCCTTCATCGCATCGACCCTGATCGGCGGCGAGATGATCGGCCATTGGGGTGGCTCGATGGTGCTGCCGGTGATGATTTTCGGCTTCGTCGCGACGATGCTGATGGCGATCCACTGTCCACGCATCGGGCCGACGCGCCGGCGCGGAACGCCGGTCGACCTGCCGGCTGCCACTGGCAGTTCGCTGCGGCAGCCCCACCTGCTGGTGCTGCTTTGGGGCGTGGCAATCCAGCAGTCGAGCCACGCGCTACTTTATGCTTTCGCCTCCATTTACTGGCATCACCTCGGCTTTTCGGGAACGCAGGTGGCTTTGCTCTGGAGTGCGGGCGTCGCATCCGAAGTCATGGTGTTCTTCGTCTCCAAACATCTGAACCGCCGCTTCAACGCCTGGACGCTCATCCGCATCGGCTGCGCGGTCTGCATCTGCCGTTGGATCCTGTTCCCAGTGCACTGGGGATTCTTTGGCTTTTTAGTGCTGCAATGTTTCCATTCCTGCAGCTTCGCCTTCGTGCATTCCGGCGTGCAGAGGCGGATCGTGGCAACCGTACAGGAGACGCAGGAATCGTCGGCCCAGGGCGCCTATTTCTTCTATAATGGCATGTTCATGGGCCTGATGACGCTCGCCTCCGGCTATATCTATGCCTGGCTCGGCCTCGCGGGCTTCTACGTGATGGCGCTCGTCGCGGCGCTGGGGATGTCTCTGGTCTTCGTCGCCTCCTACCTTCAGCCCCAAAGGCCGGCCTCAGGCGGCCAGACAAGGGAAGCGGTGTAG
- a CDS encoding GNAT family N-acetyltransferase, with the protein MKKAELLRLQPMLSVVSSNVAAIRLYRSMGFKEWAVEVEALKVGDIYHDEILMRLELGP; encoded by the coding sequence GTGAAAAAAGCTGAACTACTCCGCTTACAACCCATGCTCAGCGTCGTTTCGTCCAACGTTGCGGCGATCCGGCTTTACAGATCCATGGGTTTTAAAGAGTGGGCCGTCGAGGTCGAAGCTTTAAAGGTGGGTGATATTTACCATGACGAGATCCTCATGCGGCTGGAACTAGGCCCATGA